A stretch of the Colius striatus isolate bColStr4 unplaced genomic scaffold, bColStr4.1.hap1 scaffold_46, whole genome shotgun sequence genome encodes the following:
- the LOC133629473 gene encoding histo-blood group ABO system transferase 1-like isoform X1, which translates to MGITKLHGLAIVLTAGITGAIWYHHPFSQASDQKPTASSEDVTNMNQSLCQLSRQADLNETSSMLPRLLYPEPLLTKPRRRDVLVLTPWLAPIVWEGTFNRGILNAQYMQKNLVTGVVTFAVEKYVQFIKGFMSSANKYFLAGHQVNFYLFTDNPEQISHLQLAPENHLFVIPVQNHTRWQDISLRRMGIISTYIQSRFQYEVDYLYSIDIDVQLVEHVGVEIIDTLVGTISSWHYDTRRESKPYEPRAESRAAVPQGEGDFYYTASFYGGSVAEVYRLTRACFKVILEDRGNGIEARWHDESHLNKYLLEHKPTRLLSPEYCWDAELSRPRIIQVLVVHQDEGFWLCVMCMHWAHIIWTVFD; encoded by the exons ATGGGAATCACAAAGTTACACGGACTGGCCATTGTGCTGACAGCAGGAATCACAGGAGCCATCTG GTACCATCACCCTTTCTCCCAAGCCAGTGATCAGAAGcccacagcctcctctgaaGA tgtgacCAACATGAACCAGAGCTTGTGTCAGCTTTCAAG ACAAGCAGACTTAAATGAAACATCTTCCATGCTTCCACG ttTATTATATCCTGAGCCTCTTCTGACAAAACCAAG GAGGCGAGATGTACTGGTGTTGACACCCTGGTTGGCTCCAATTGTCTGGGAAGGCACATTCAATAGAGGCATCCTGAATGCACAGTATATGCAGAAGAACCTGGTCACTGGAGTGGTCACTTTTGCTGTTGAAAA ATATGTCCAGTTCATAAAAGGGTTCATGAGCTCTGCCAACAAATACTTCCTTGCTGGGCACCAGGTGAACTTCTACTTGTTCACAGACAATCCTGAGCAGATCTCTCACCTTCAGCTGGCCCCTGAGAATCACCTTTTTGTCATCCCTGTCCAGAATCACACGCGGTGGCAGGACATCTCCCTGAGGCGAATGGGCATCATCAGCACGTACATCCAGAGCCGATTCCAGTACGAGGTCGACTACCTCTACTCCATAGACATCGATGTGCAGCTGGTTGAACACGTTGGTGTGGAGATCATTGACACACTGGTGGGGACCATCAGCTCCTGGCACTACGACACACGGCGTGAGAGCAAACCCTACGAGCCACGCGCCGAGTCCCGCGCTGCCGTCCCTCAGGGAGAAGGCGACTTCTATTACACAGCCAGCTTCTATGGGGGGAGCGTGGCTGAGGTCTACAGACTGACCAGAGCCTGTTTTAAAGTCATCCTGGAGGACAGAGGAAATGGCATTGAAGCCAGGTGGCATGATGAGAGCCACCTCAACAAGTATCTGCTGGAGCACAAGCCCACGCGCCTGCTCTCGCCGGAGTACTGCTGGGATGCAGAGCTGAGCCGGCCCCGCATCATCCAG GTCTTGGTTGTGCACCAGGACGAGGGGTTTTGGCTCTGTGTTATGTGCATGCATTGGGCACACATCATCTGGACAGTCTTTGATTAG
- the LOC133629473 gene encoding histo-blood group ABO system transferase 1-like isoform X4 yields the protein MGITKLHGLAIVLTAGITGAIWYHHPFSQASDQKPTASSEDVTNMNQSLCQLSRQADLNETSSMLPRLLYPEPLLTKPRRRDVLVLTPWLAPIVWEGTFNRGILNAQYMQKNLVTGVVTFAVEKYVQFIKGFMSSANKYFLAGHQVNFYLFTDNPEQISHLQLAPENHLFVIPVQNHTRWQDISLRRMGIISTYIQSRFQYEVDYLYSIDIDVQLVEHVGVEIIDTLVGTISSWHYDTRRESKPYEPRAESRAAVPQGEGDFYYTASFYGGSVAEVYRLTRACFKVILEDRGNGIEARWHDESHLNKYLLEHKPTRLLSPEYCWDAELSRPRIIQELECD from the exons ATGGGAATCACAAAGTTACACGGACTGGCCATTGTGCTGACAGCAGGAATCACAGGAGCCATCTG GTACCATCACCCTTTCTCCCAAGCCAGTGATCAGAAGcccacagcctcctctgaaGA tgtgacCAACATGAACCAGAGCTTGTGTCAGCTTTCAAG ACAAGCAGACTTAAATGAAACATCTTCCATGCTTCCACG ttTATTATATCCTGAGCCTCTTCTGACAAAACCAAG GAGGCGAGATGTACTGGTGTTGACACCCTGGTTGGCTCCAATTGTCTGGGAAGGCACATTCAATAGAGGCATCCTGAATGCACAGTATATGCAGAAGAACCTGGTCACTGGAGTGGTCACTTTTGCTGTTGAAAA ATATGTCCAGTTCATAAAAGGGTTCATGAGCTCTGCCAACAAATACTTCCTTGCTGGGCACCAGGTGAACTTCTACTTGTTCACAGACAATCCTGAGCAGATCTCTCACCTTCAGCTGGCCCCTGAGAATCACCTTTTTGTCATCCCTGTCCAGAATCACACGCGGTGGCAGGACATCTCCCTGAGGCGAATGGGCATCATCAGCACGTACATCCAGAGCCGATTCCAGTACGAGGTCGACTACCTCTACTCCATAGACATCGATGTGCAGCTGGTTGAACACGTTGGTGTGGAGATCATTGACACACTGGTGGGGACCATCAGCTCCTGGCACTACGACACACGGCGTGAGAGCAAACCCTACGAGCCACGCGCCGAGTCCCGCGCTGCCGTCCCTCAGGGAGAAGGCGACTTCTATTACACAGCCAGCTTCTATGGGGGGAGCGTGGCTGAGGTCTACAGACTGACCAGAGCCTGTTTTAAAGTCATCCTGGAGGACAGAGGAAATGGCATTGAAGCCAGGTGGCATGATGAGAGCCACCTCAACAAGTATCTGCTGGAGCACAAGCCCACGCGCCTGCTCTCGCCGGAGTACTGCTGGGATGCAGAGCTGAGCCGGCCCCGCATCATCCAG GAATTAGAATGTGATTAA
- the LOC133629473 gene encoding histo-blood group ABO system transferase 2-like isoform X2: MGITKLHGLAIVLTAGITGAIWYHHPFSQASDQKPTASSEDVTNMNQSLCQLSSLLYPEPLLTKPRRRDVLVLTPWLAPIVWEGTFNRGILNAQYMQKNLVTGVVTFAVEKYVQFIKGFMSSANKYFLAGHQVNFYLFTDNPEQISHLQLAPENHLFVIPVQNHTRWQDISLRRMGIISTYIQSRFQYEVDYLYSIDIDVQLVEHVGVEIIDTLVGTISSWHYDTRRESKPYEPRAESRAAVPQGEGDFYYTASFYGGSVAEVYRLTRACFKVILEDRGNGIEARWHDESHLNKYLLEHKPTRLLSPEYCWDAELSRPRIIQVLVVHQDEGFWLCVMCMHWAHIIWTVFD, from the exons ATGGGAATCACAAAGTTACACGGACTGGCCATTGTGCTGACAGCAGGAATCACAGGAGCCATCTG GTACCATCACCCTTTCTCCCAAGCCAGTGATCAGAAGcccacagcctcctctgaaGA tgtgacCAACATGAACCAGAGCTTGTGTCAGCTTTCAAG ttTATTATATCCTGAGCCTCTTCTGACAAAACCAAG GAGGCGAGATGTACTGGTGTTGACACCCTGGTTGGCTCCAATTGTCTGGGAAGGCACATTCAATAGAGGCATCCTGAATGCACAGTATATGCAGAAGAACCTGGTCACTGGAGTGGTCACTTTTGCTGTTGAAAA ATATGTCCAGTTCATAAAAGGGTTCATGAGCTCTGCCAACAAATACTTCCTTGCTGGGCACCAGGTGAACTTCTACTTGTTCACAGACAATCCTGAGCAGATCTCTCACCTTCAGCTGGCCCCTGAGAATCACCTTTTTGTCATCCCTGTCCAGAATCACACGCGGTGGCAGGACATCTCCCTGAGGCGAATGGGCATCATCAGCACGTACATCCAGAGCCGATTCCAGTACGAGGTCGACTACCTCTACTCCATAGACATCGATGTGCAGCTGGTTGAACACGTTGGTGTGGAGATCATTGACACACTGGTGGGGACCATCAGCTCCTGGCACTACGACACACGGCGTGAGAGCAAACCCTACGAGCCACGCGCCGAGTCCCGCGCTGCCGTCCCTCAGGGAGAAGGCGACTTCTATTACACAGCCAGCTTCTATGGGGGGAGCGTGGCTGAGGTCTACAGACTGACCAGAGCCTGTTTTAAAGTCATCCTGGAGGACAGAGGAAATGGCATTGAAGCCAGGTGGCATGATGAGAGCCACCTCAACAAGTATCTGCTGGAGCACAAGCCCACGCGCCTGCTCTCGCCGGAGTACTGCTGGGATGCAGAGCTGAGCCGGCCCCGCATCATCCAG GTCTTGGTTGTGCACCAGGACGAGGGGTTTTGGCTCTGTGTTATGTGCATGCATTGGGCACACATCATCTGGACAGTCTTTGATTAG
- the LOC133629473 gene encoding histo-blood group ABO system transferase 1-like isoform X3 yields MGITKLHGLAIVLTAGITGAIWYHHPFSQASDQKPTASSEDVTNMNQSLCQLSRQADLNETSSMLPRLLYPEPLLTKPRRRDVLVLTPWLAPIVWEGTFNRGILNAQYMQKNLVTGVVTFAVEKYVQFIKGFMSSANKYFLAGHQVNFYLFTDNPEQISHLQLAPENHLFVIPVQNHTRWQDISLRRMGIISTYIQSRFQYEVDYLYSIDIDVQLVEHVGVEIIDTLVGTISSWHYDTRRESKPYEPRAESRAAVPQGEGDFYYTASFYGGSVAEVYRLTRACFKVILEDRGNGIEARWHDESHLNKYLLEHKPTRLLSPEYCWDAELSRPRIIQTAFHGPLLVLPARP; encoded by the exons ATGGGAATCACAAAGTTACACGGACTGGCCATTGTGCTGACAGCAGGAATCACAGGAGCCATCTG GTACCATCACCCTTTCTCCCAAGCCAGTGATCAGAAGcccacagcctcctctgaaGA tgtgacCAACATGAACCAGAGCTTGTGTCAGCTTTCAAG ACAAGCAGACTTAAATGAAACATCTTCCATGCTTCCACG ttTATTATATCCTGAGCCTCTTCTGACAAAACCAAG GAGGCGAGATGTACTGGTGTTGACACCCTGGTTGGCTCCAATTGTCTGGGAAGGCACATTCAATAGAGGCATCCTGAATGCACAGTATATGCAGAAGAACCTGGTCACTGGAGTGGTCACTTTTGCTGTTGAAAA ATATGTCCAGTTCATAAAAGGGTTCATGAGCTCTGCCAACAAATACTTCCTTGCTGGGCACCAGGTGAACTTCTACTTGTTCACAGACAATCCTGAGCAGATCTCTCACCTTCAGCTGGCCCCTGAGAATCACCTTTTTGTCATCCCTGTCCAGAATCACACGCGGTGGCAGGACATCTCCCTGAGGCGAATGGGCATCATCAGCACGTACATCCAGAGCCGATTCCAGTACGAGGTCGACTACCTCTACTCCATAGACATCGATGTGCAGCTGGTTGAACACGTTGGTGTGGAGATCATTGACACACTGGTGGGGACCATCAGCTCCTGGCACTACGACACACGGCGTGAGAGCAAACCCTACGAGCCACGCGCCGAGTCCCGCGCTGCCGTCCCTCAGGGAGAAGGCGACTTCTATTACACAGCCAGCTTCTATGGGGGGAGCGTGGCTGAGGTCTACAGACTGACCAGAGCCTGTTTTAAAGTCATCCTGGAGGACAGAGGAAATGGCATTGAAGCCAGGTGGCATGATGAGAGCCACCTCAACAAGTATCTGCTGGAGCACAAGCCCACGCGCCTGCTCTCGCCGGAGTACTGCTGGGATGCAGAGCTGAGCCGGCCCCGCATCATCCAG ACAGCGTTTCATGGCCCACTCCTTGTGCTCCCTGCCAGGCCCTGA
- the LOC133629473 gene encoding histo-blood group ABO system transferase 1-like isoform X6, with product MGITKLHGLAIVLTAGITGAIWYHHPFSQASDQKPTASSEDVTNMNQSLCQLSRQADLNETSSMLPRLLYPEPLLTKPRYVQFIKGFMSSANKYFLAGHQVNFYLFTDNPEQISHLQLAPENHLFVIPVQNHTRWQDISLRRMGIISTYIQSRFQYEVDYLYSIDIDVQLVEHVGVEIIDTLVGTISSWHYDTRRESKPYEPRAESRAAVPQGEGDFYYTASFYGGSVAEVYRLTRACFKVILEDRGNGIEARWHDESHLNKYLLEHKPTRLLSPEYCWDAELSRPRIIQVLVVHQDEGFWLCVMCMHWAHIIWTVFD from the exons ATGGGAATCACAAAGTTACACGGACTGGCCATTGTGCTGACAGCAGGAATCACAGGAGCCATCTG GTACCATCACCCTTTCTCCCAAGCCAGTGATCAGAAGcccacagcctcctctgaaGA tgtgacCAACATGAACCAGAGCTTGTGTCAGCTTTCAAG ACAAGCAGACTTAAATGAAACATCTTCCATGCTTCCACG ttTATTATATCCTGAGCCTCTTCTGACAAAACCAAG ATATGTCCAGTTCATAAAAGGGTTCATGAGCTCTGCCAACAAATACTTCCTTGCTGGGCACCAGGTGAACTTCTACTTGTTCACAGACAATCCTGAGCAGATCTCTCACCTTCAGCTGGCCCCTGAGAATCACCTTTTTGTCATCCCTGTCCAGAATCACACGCGGTGGCAGGACATCTCCCTGAGGCGAATGGGCATCATCAGCACGTACATCCAGAGCCGATTCCAGTACGAGGTCGACTACCTCTACTCCATAGACATCGATGTGCAGCTGGTTGAACACGTTGGTGTGGAGATCATTGACACACTGGTGGGGACCATCAGCTCCTGGCACTACGACACACGGCGTGAGAGCAAACCCTACGAGCCACGCGCCGAGTCCCGCGCTGCCGTCCCTCAGGGAGAAGGCGACTTCTATTACACAGCCAGCTTCTATGGGGGGAGCGTGGCTGAGGTCTACAGACTGACCAGAGCCTGTTTTAAAGTCATCCTGGAGGACAGAGGAAATGGCATTGAAGCCAGGTGGCATGATGAGAGCCACCTCAACAAGTATCTGCTGGAGCACAAGCCCACGCGCCTGCTCTCGCCGGAGTACTGCTGGGATGCAGAGCTGAGCCGGCCCCGCATCATCCAG GTCTTGGTTGTGCACCAGGACGAGGGGTTTTGGCTCTGTGTTATGTGCATGCATTGGGCACACATCATCTGGACAGTCTTTGATTAG
- the LOC133629473 gene encoding histo-blood group ABO system transferase 1-like isoform X7 encodes MNQSLCQLSRQADLNETSSMLPRLLYPEPLLTKPRRRDVLVLTPWLAPIVWEGTFNRGILNAQYMQKNLVTGVVTFAVEKYVQFIKGFMSSANKYFLAGHQVNFYLFTDNPEQISHLQLAPENHLFVIPVQNHTRWQDISLRRMGIISTYIQSRFQYEVDYLYSIDIDVQLVEHVGVEIIDTLVGTISSWHYDTRRESKPYEPRAESRAAVPQGEGDFYYTASFYGGSVAEVYRLTRACFKVILEDRGNGIEARWHDESHLNKYLLEHKPTRLLSPEYCWDAELSRPRIIQVLVVHQDEGFWLCVMCMHWAHIIWTVFD; translated from the exons ATGAACCAGAGCTTGTGTCAGCTTTCAAG ACAAGCAGACTTAAATGAAACATCTTCCATGCTTCCACG ttTATTATATCCTGAGCCTCTTCTGACAAAACCAAG GAGGCGAGATGTACTGGTGTTGACACCCTGGTTGGCTCCAATTGTCTGGGAAGGCACATTCAATAGAGGCATCCTGAATGCACAGTATATGCAGAAGAACCTGGTCACTGGAGTGGTCACTTTTGCTGTTGAAAA ATATGTCCAGTTCATAAAAGGGTTCATGAGCTCTGCCAACAAATACTTCCTTGCTGGGCACCAGGTGAACTTCTACTTGTTCACAGACAATCCTGAGCAGATCTCTCACCTTCAGCTGGCCCCTGAGAATCACCTTTTTGTCATCCCTGTCCAGAATCACACGCGGTGGCAGGACATCTCCCTGAGGCGAATGGGCATCATCAGCACGTACATCCAGAGCCGATTCCAGTACGAGGTCGACTACCTCTACTCCATAGACATCGATGTGCAGCTGGTTGAACACGTTGGTGTGGAGATCATTGACACACTGGTGGGGACCATCAGCTCCTGGCACTACGACACACGGCGTGAGAGCAAACCCTACGAGCCACGCGCCGAGTCCCGCGCTGCCGTCCCTCAGGGAGAAGGCGACTTCTATTACACAGCCAGCTTCTATGGGGGGAGCGTGGCTGAGGTCTACAGACTGACCAGAGCCTGTTTTAAAGTCATCCTGGAGGACAGAGGAAATGGCATTGAAGCCAGGTGGCATGATGAGAGCCACCTCAACAAGTATCTGCTGGAGCACAAGCCCACGCGCCTGCTCTCGCCGGAGTACTGCTGGGATGCAGAGCTGAGCCGGCCCCGCATCATCCAG GTCTTGGTTGTGCACCAGGACGAGGGGTTTTGGCTCTGTGTTATGTGCATGCATTGGGCACACATCATCTGGACAGTCTTTGATTAG
- the LOC133629473 gene encoding histo-blood group ABO system transferase 1-like isoform X5 produces MMLFSWLCHKSEQLTACLDGQQWMHVLLYPEPLLTKPRRRDVLVLTPWLAPIVWEGTFNRGILNAQYMQKNLVTGVVTFAVEKYVQFIKGFMSSANKYFLAGHQVNFYLFTDNPEQISHLQLAPENHLFVIPVQNHTRWQDISLRRMGIISTYIQSRFQYEVDYLYSIDIDVQLVEHVGVEIIDTLVGTISSWHYDTRRESKPYEPRAESRAAVPQGEGDFYYTASFYGGSVAEVYRLTRACFKVILEDRGNGIEARWHDESHLNKYLLEHKPTRLLSPEYCWDAELSRPRIIQVLVVHQDEGFWLCVMCMHWAHIIWTVFD; encoded by the exons ATGATGTTGTTCTCATGGCTGTGTCACAAGTCAGAACAGCTGACAGCCTGTCTGGATGGACAGCAATGGATGCATGT ttTATTATATCCTGAGCCTCTTCTGACAAAACCAAG GAGGCGAGATGTACTGGTGTTGACACCCTGGTTGGCTCCAATTGTCTGGGAAGGCACATTCAATAGAGGCATCCTGAATGCACAGTATATGCAGAAGAACCTGGTCACTGGAGTGGTCACTTTTGCTGTTGAAAA ATATGTCCAGTTCATAAAAGGGTTCATGAGCTCTGCCAACAAATACTTCCTTGCTGGGCACCAGGTGAACTTCTACTTGTTCACAGACAATCCTGAGCAGATCTCTCACCTTCAGCTGGCCCCTGAGAATCACCTTTTTGTCATCCCTGTCCAGAATCACACGCGGTGGCAGGACATCTCCCTGAGGCGAATGGGCATCATCAGCACGTACATCCAGAGCCGATTCCAGTACGAGGTCGACTACCTCTACTCCATAGACATCGATGTGCAGCTGGTTGAACACGTTGGTGTGGAGATCATTGACACACTGGTGGGGACCATCAGCTCCTGGCACTACGACACACGGCGTGAGAGCAAACCCTACGAGCCACGCGCCGAGTCCCGCGCTGCCGTCCCTCAGGGAGAAGGCGACTTCTATTACACAGCCAGCTTCTATGGGGGGAGCGTGGCTGAGGTCTACAGACTGACCAGAGCCTGTTTTAAAGTCATCCTGGAGGACAGAGGAAATGGCATTGAAGCCAGGTGGCATGATGAGAGCCACCTCAACAAGTATCTGCTGGAGCACAAGCCCACGCGCCTGCTCTCGCCGGAGTACTGCTGGGATGCAGAGCTGAGCCGGCCCCGCATCATCCAG GTCTTGGTTGTGCACCAGGACGAGGGGTTTTGGCTCTGTGTTATGTGCATGCATTGGGCACACATCATCTGGACAGTCTTTGATTAG
- the LOC133629474 gene encoding uncharacterized protein LOC133629474 isoform X1 yields the protein MDEQGSAGTTQLLTCFDMKPYGERVLQLAPRYLQSKSSVMRCLVLRALSALCHEPAMAKRMWILQRRLMELLASADGEVIEMTLYLLRKMLQAMNHPLCYTIGLGLARRLPPLFDHDNRHVQLLSLQLFQHVMEGMDSKGRKKLKEQVIQSLIQLLCTLHDENQEVAEASQETLLQAARFLKKRKLSQLLERRQTWPAFKYLLSESSSSRASRYVQQALWCLQSRKPSVQEAAVRFMGLAGQRLKGQQKELQVIHEALQSMPNDISSSLENLIAETRLILRAVDGTASSRPSLLAWLRRAWSFTSKN from the exons atggatgagcaaggatctgctgggacaactcag ctcctgACCTGCTTTGACATGAAGCCTTATGGTGAACGTGTCCTGCAGCTGGCACCAAGGTACCTGCAGAGCAAGAGCAGTGTGAtgcggtgcctggtgctcagagccctcagcGCCCTCTGCCACGAACCCGCGAtg GCCAAAAGGATGTGGATCCTGCAGAGAAGGCTCATGGAACTGCTGGCAAGTGCAGATGGGGAGGTGATCGAGATGACCCTCTACTTgctcagaaagatgctccaggccaTGAACCACCCACTTTGCTACACCATCGGTCTGGGGCTGGCTCGGAGGCTCCCGCCACTCTTTGACCAC gaCAACAgacatgtgcagctgctctccctccagCTCTTCCAACACGTGATGGAAGGTATGGACAGtaagggaagaaagaagctgaaagagcAAGTCATCCAGAGCCTGATCCAACTGCTCTGCACCCTGCACGATGAGAaccaggaggtggcagag gcctcTCAGGAAACTTTGCTGCAAGCTGCCAGAttcctgaagaagaggaagctgagccagctgctggagaggcgGCAGACATGGCCAGCGTTCAAGTACCTG ctctccgagagcagcagctccagagccagCCGGTACGTGCAGCAGGCGCtgtggtgcctgcagagccGCAAGCCGTCCGTGCAAGAGGCGGCCGTCAGGTTCATGG GGCTCGCCGGGCAGCGCCTGAAGGGTCAGCAGAAGGAGCTCCAGGTCATCCatgagg CCCTTCAGAGCATGCCAAATGACATCAGCTCTTCACTTGAGAACCTGATAGCTGAAACCCGTCTCATCCTGAGAGCTGTAGATGGAACAGCTTCCTCCAGACCCAGTCTGCTGGCCTGGCTCCGCAGGGCCTGGAGTTTCACTTCCAAGAACTGA
- the LOC133629474 gene encoding uncharacterized protein LOC133629474 isoform X2 codes for MWILQRRLMELLASADGEVIEMTLYLLRKMLQAMNHPLCYTIGLGLARRLPPLFDHDNRHVQLLSLQLFQHVMEGMDSKGRKKLKEQVIQSLIQLLCTLHDENQEVAEASQETLLQAARFLKKRKLSQLLERRQTWPAFKYLLSESSSSRASRYVQQALWCLQSRKPSVQEAAVRFMGLAGQRLKGQQKELQVIHEALQSMPNDISSSLENLIAETRLILRAVDGTASSRPSLLAWLRRAWSFTSKN; via the exons ATGTGGATCCTGCAGAGAAGGCTCATGGAACTGCTGGCAAGTGCAGATGGGGAGGTGATCGAGATGACCCTCTACTTgctcagaaagatgctccaggccaTGAACCACCCACTTTGCTACACCATCGGTCTGGGGCTGGCTCGGAGGCTCCCGCCACTCTTTGACCAC gaCAACAgacatgtgcagctgctctccctccagCTCTTCCAACACGTGATGGAAGGTATGGACAGtaagggaagaaagaagctgaaagagcAAGTCATCCAGAGCCTGATCCAACTGCTCTGCACCCTGCACGATGAGAaccaggaggtggcagag gcctcTCAGGAAACTTTGCTGCAAGCTGCCAGAttcctgaagaagaggaagctgagccagctgctggagaggcgGCAGACATGGCCAGCGTTCAAGTACCTG ctctccgagagcagcagctccagagccagCCGGTACGTGCAGCAGGCGCtgtggtgcctgcagagccGCAAGCCGTCCGTGCAAGAGGCGGCCGTCAGGTTCATGG GGCTCGCCGGGCAGCGCCTGAAGGGTCAGCAGAAGGAGCTCCAGGTCATCCatgagg CCCTTCAGAGCATGCCAAATGACATCAGCTCTTCACTTGAGAACCTGATAGCTGAAACCCGTCTCATCCTGAGAGCTGTAGATGGAACAGCTTCCTCCAGACCCAGTCTGCTGGCCTGGCTCCGCAGGGCCTGGAGTTTCACTTCCAAGAACTGA